TCCAGATTTTAATTTTACATTCATTAATTATCAATAACCTCCCCGCTATTTTTTACAATATTTTTATTCAAGTACTCTGCCATAAAAAAACTTTATCGTTTTAACGTAAACATATTGTCTTTTATCAGAAAATTTATTGTGTTTTTCAACTTCTGTGATATAATGCTTTATTATAAAATACCCATGGATAAAACGAGGTGAACCAAGTGAAGAAGAAAACACTTGTGCCTCTTATCATTTTTTTTACTGGGAATATGCCTTGTTAGTTTAATTGTATACAAAACAGACACCCATGAAAAAGAGCAGAGACACATAACAGCACAATTAAATGTAGCCACCTATGGTGAACGCATAAAGAATGAAATTACATCCGGAATTGAGATTACGAATGCTTTGAAGCAAATCTTAATAAGTGAAGATGGTGACATCCATCATTTTGAAACGATTGCCGGAAATCTTATATCTGATTCTATTGAAAGCATACAACTTGCTCCTAATGGTGTTGTAACCGATATTTATCCGGCTGCCGGAAATGAGGCAGGTAAGATTGATCTGATCCATGATAAAGACCGTGGAAAGATTTCCTGTTATGCCAGAGACAACCATACAATCATTACACAAGGTCCTTTCAAATTGAAACAGGGCGGATATGGAATTGCCGTCCGCAATCCAGTCTACCTGAAAGATAAAAACGATCAAGAGTATTTCTGGGGATTTACGATCATTATCCTGCATGTTCCGGACATTTTTTCAGACTCGATCCATGCACTTTCAGATTTTGGATATGAATATAGAATTTTAAAAACAGTTACTCCCTGGAGTAACACTTATAAAGTGGTTTATCAGTCAGATGATCAAATAAACCATCCTGTTTCTTATACTTTTACAATAGGAGATGAAAACTGGAAAATTGAGATAACACCTAAAAGTGGATGGAGGAATAGCACATTAATCATAATCACCAGCGGAATATTTGTTATAATAATCCTTTTTCTGACAGTTCTTACCAGAGTATGGTTAGTAGCAAAAGAACATAAGAACAAATATCAAATACTGGCACATACAGATTCTCTTACAGGTATTTATAACCGCTATGGATTTGATGAGTTAGCAGAAAAGATGATTTCTAAAAATCCGCAAACACATTTTGTGGCTGCACTCCTTGATATCGATGATTTCAAGTTTATCAATGATATCTATGGACACAGTTACGGAGACATGGCATTAAAGAATCTTGCAGACAGCATGAAAGCTTTTTTCCCATCCGATGCATTACTTGGAAGAAACGGTGGTGATGAATTCTGCATTCTTTTACCAAATTGTACCTTTACAGAAGCAGATGTACAGCTACATCAATTCACCGAACTTCCCAAAGTATTCTCATGTCATGGTGAGGAACATGCATTTTATATTTCTCTAGGATATGCAGAATATCCAACATTTGCATCCAACCGTTCACAACTCATGCGCTGTGCAGATGCAGCTCTTTATGAAATAAAGCTTCATGGTAAAAACGGATGTATGGTCTACAGTGAAGGTCTTCAGTCAGGTATCCGCAAACAGCTTGGATTCGCATTCAAGGATATTTCAAAGCATCTCCCAGGTGCATTTATCATATACAGAGCTGATAAAGAAGATGATGAACTATTTTATGCAAATGATGAATTTCTTCATATGTCTGGATATAAAGATATAGATGAACTATTCAGACTTACTAAGAAAAGTTTTCGAAACCTGATTCAGGAAGATGAACAACAACGGATAGAATCAAGTATCTGGGAACAGATTGACAGTGGTAATGAAAATGACTATATTCACTTCCATCTTCGAAAAGCTGACGGAACTTACCTTTCTGTACTTGATCACGGAAGAATCGTAGAAAGCCAGCAATACGGAAGAGTATTTTACGTATTGTTCATGGATTGGGATGATATGTATATTCGATACCGTGATAAATTCTCAAGATAATAAAATATCGCAAAAGGAAAAATCCAGGGCACATCGCATGATGTGAACTGGATTTTTCTCTTTTAATGGTTTCTAACGTATAACATAAAAAATTCTTGTAGTTTTTCTTTTCTCCCACTATAAAACAGCCTCTGAGCGTTTCGTTATATAGAGGGGTACAATTAAGAGCAAGATCCACCCATGTTTAACAGTATTGCCGTTTGGCATCCTGTCATCCTATGGGATTTATCTTGATGGGGATCTCCCCATACCCTCTCAATAACAGACGTTTCACTTGTCTGTTGGTTCCACCTAAAGGTGTTCACAGCACTATTTCTAAGAAAACTGTCATGGATCGGTGCCAACAGGAAGGACTTCACCAGATAGATCTTCTTGCTCCGGCTGAAAGAAAAATTACTCAGAAAGAGTATATGGCACAGAAACATGGTCAGCAAAAACTGGATGAGATCAATCAGAAAATCATCGAAGATGGTCTCAAACCAACATCCACCGTGTTCCTTACACAGAAAGAATATTTGCGTAATGCGATTGATGAATGTGCTGCCACATCCAATAGTTTTGATGAATTCCAATCTAAGCTTCTGGAACAATTTCAGATTTCTGTGATTGAGCATCGTGGCAGATACAGCTATCTTCATCCTGATCGACAGAAGCGGATCACTGAACGTGCACTGGGAACACGATATGGAAAAACACACCTGGAACAGACCTTCTTACGCAAGGATCCATTGGCCATCCTCTATGTCAGATCTCACCTGCGACTGGTTGTAAATCTCCAGACAAATGTGAAAGCAATGCAGAGCCCGGCCTATGCTCATCGGGTAAAACTTTCTAACCTGCAGCAAATGACAAATACCATTACAGTACCTTCATTATTTTTAATTCAATTCTAACTCGTTTTTAACTCGTTTCTTTTTGAGTTAAACTGCGTTAAGAATTAACCACTTTGTACTTAGAATATTTTCCCCCACATAACAATTTCAAACGACCTTCTCCTTGAAGTTTTTTTATAACTGTATATGCCTGTGAAGGAGTTACTTTCAACAATTCAATTACATCTTGCTTTGTGATAATTCCGTTCTGAGTATTTGCCAGCTTCATTACTAATTCAGGATATCTAATACTGTCTATGTCTGTCTGTCGAACATACTGTATTGCTTTTTTATTCTCACGATAAATCTTTTTTCCCAGAATGCAAGTACGATTTTTTTCCTTTTCCAGATGCTTCAATCAATCCAGATTCAATCATAAACTCAATTGCCGATCTGATCTTATTTTCTCCAAGATTTGTCAACTCAACAATCCGTTCAACAGTACATCTTCTTTCATTATTAAGAACCGACAAAATCATTAACACATATATTGATAACGGTTTCCCCTGTCTGTTTTGCTCATCCGCAACAAATTTTGCAAACGGTAAATCTGCTTTTGCTCTTTGAATAAATAATTTAACAGATCTACTGGTGGACTCAGAATAGTCTGGCCAAGGTCTTCCAAAAATGATAGATCCTTCATAAATTCTATCAATTCCTCTTCCCGTTTTCTCAGCTAAGCCAATTCGTTTCATTGCATCTGCAAGTGCCGGATTACGTCCATGTGGTTCTACTGTAAGAAGATTTTTTAAATTAACCCCATCTATAAATCCGCCAGGATTACTAATAGTCATTCCTTCATCATCTATCAAAACCCTTACTGAGCCAAGCATAGTATAATCCCTATGGCAAAATGCATTTACCAAACCTTCTCGAAAAGCAGCCCAGTCAAACTCCGGGATTGGAATTCTAAATAAGCCATACTCGGTCTCTCTTTCCGGATTCCATGCTTTGATATATGTCTCATAGCTCTCGAACAATTCAAGAAGAGGTTTATTACTATCCTCATTTACACGGACAGCTGTTCCCTCTAAAACCTGAAATGCAGCTTTCGCTGTTGGTAGCAACTCTGCAATGCGTTCCTCCTTACCAATTAATAGCATACCTGTAACTGTTGGAACATAGTTACCAGCAACATTTGTAACAAGACGCAATGCAATATCCAATTCCTCATCCGGTAAAGAAAGTAAAGTTTTTTCGCCCCCAGATCTATTCTGGATGATTCGCCGAAGTCTTACTCTCTGATTTGGGTCCAAGTCATCTAAAGTAGCTCCTGCTAAAGGCTGAGCGGAATAATCAAGCATCCCAAGCTCTGCAAGACGAGATGGGATCTCATATGAATACATTGGTATTACTTCCGGGCTTCCATCCAGCTTATTCCGCCTTCTCAATATTTTCCCTGATGCAGTAGAT
Above is a window of Oscillospiraceae bacterium NTUH-002-81 DNA encoding:
- a CDS encoding diguanylate cyclase, with the translated sequence MKQILISEDGDIHHFETIAGNLISDSIESIQLAPNGVVTDIYPAAGNEAGKIDLIHDKDRGKISCYARDNHTIITQGPFKLKQGGYGIAVRNPVYLKDKNDQEYFWGFTIIILHVPDIFSDSIHALSDFGYEYRILKTVTPWSNTYKVVYQSDDQINHPVSYTFTIGDENWKIEITPKSGWRNSTLIIITSGIFVIIILFLTVLTRVWLVAKEHKNKYQILAHTDSLTGIYNRYGFDELAEKMISKNPQTHFVAALLDIDDFKFINDIYGHSYGDMALKNLADSMKAFFPSDALLGRNGGDEFCILLPNCTFTEADVQLHQFTELPKVFSCHGEEHAFYISLGYAEYPTFASNRSQLMRCADAALYEIKLHGKNGCMVYSEGLQSGIRKQLGFAFKDISKHLPGAFIIYRADKEDDELFYANDEFLHMSGYKDIDELFRLTKKSFRNLIQEDEQQRIESSIWEQIDSGNENDYIHFHLRKADGTYLSVLDHGRIVESQQYGRVFYVLFMDWDDMYIRYRDKFSR
- a CDS encoding putative DNA binding domain-containing protein — translated: MRTIPKEESLDIEFKSDLKCYPDHDLIEEIVGMTNTAGGCLFLGVEDDGTITGVHKKHRDPIGVTALIANSTVPPIAVRAEIITEEDKDVLKIEVPRSRGVVSTASGKILRRRNKLDGSPEVIPMYSYEIPSRLAELGMLDYSAQPLAGATLDDLDPNQRVRLRRIIQNRSGGEKTLLSLPDEELDIALRLVTNVAGNYVPTVTGMLLIGKEERIAELLPTAKAAFQVLEGTAVRVNEDSNKPLLELFESYETYIKAWNPERETEYGLFRIPIPEFDWAAFREGLVNAFCHRDYTMLGSVRVLIDDEGMTISNPGGFIDGVNLKNLLTVEPHGRNPALADAMKRIGLAEKTGRGIDRIYEGSIIFGRPWPDYSESTSRSVKLFIQRAKADLPFAKFVADEQNRQGKPLSIYVLMILSVLNNERRCTVERIVELTNLGENKIRSAIEFMIESGLIEASGKGKKSYLHSGKKDLS